In Thermanaeromonas sp. C210, the following proteins share a genomic window:
- a CDS encoding DUF4912 domain-containing protein, producing MLVALILILLIALTGTFWYLAMRSRPVARKAMPSLPERPADLPGKYGKDQIVLLVKDPYWLYAYWEITGDKMEEFERLYGAGSWQESRPVLRVYDLTRNPHDFLHAPYFEIAITDFADNWYIPVGKPNSTFCVDLGRLHPQHGFIVLVRSNIVTTPADRPSQVIDPLWPPIEACWQAVGRGGAGLSSPALVNRRS from the coding sequence ATGCTGGTGGCTTTAATCTTAATCCTTCTCATTGCCCTGACAGGAACCTTCTGGTATTTAGCTATGAGGAGCCGCCCGGTAGCCCGCAAGGCCATGCCCTCCCTTCCTGAACGCCCGGCCGATCTGCCCGGCAAATACGGTAAGGATCAGATCGTGCTGCTGGTCAAGGATCCCTATTGGCTCTACGCCTACTGGGAGATAACGGGGGATAAAATGGAAGAGTTCGAGCGGCTCTACGGGGCCGGATCTTGGCAGGAATCCAGGCCCGTTTTACGGGTTTATGATCTGACTCGCAATCCTCACGATTTCCTTCATGCCCCCTATTTTGAAATCGCCATTACCGATTTCGCCGATAACTGGTACATCCCGGTGGGCAAACCCAACAGCACCTTTTGCGTGGACTTAGGTCGCCTCCACCCACAGCACGGCTTTATCGTCCTGGTTCGGTCCAATATCGTGACCACTCCGGCCGACCGGCCTAGCCAGGTAATCGATCCCCTCTGGCCTCCTATAGAGGCTTGCTGGCAGGCGGTGGGTAGGGGCGGGGCCGGTTTGAGCTCTCCGGCCCTGGTTAACCGCCGGTCTTAA
- a CDS encoding glycoside hydrolase family 15 protein, with product MPRELSLGNGRLLINFDGRFNMRDLYYPYVGWPNHISHLGGEKSRIGLWINGEFTWLEESGWELQVGYKPGTLNGRVQGVNKALQVALEIENGVHYRWDVFLEKVTVHNLAPIYREIRLFFYHDFTLNESPLGDTAAYLPDRGVILHYKRGLHFLINGRAGSEGFFQYATGNKRFRGAEGTWRDAEDGHLEGNPIHHGSVDSTASFRLYLAPGEKGEVRYWIAAGRDWPEVARANGVVLSAGLDRLLAENGAYWQAWARKYDRDFGDLPPPVVDLYYQSLLVIRTQSDSGGAILAASDSDILYEARDHYGYCWPRDGALVAAAMDQAGYPEVSFPFYYYCSRVLDPRGFFYQKYNSDGTLGSSWLPPVHGKKSIIPFQEDETALVLWALGEAWKKYRDWRLINDLYHTLVRPAAEFLLSYRDARTGLPLPSYDLWEERRGVFTFTAASVYAGLKAAGLLAHYAGRPEERDKYRRAAEQVKRGIGEHLYSPTLGRFVRGIYGDDEGRAKVDHVLDASLLILGVLEVWPATDPRLRRTVEAVKQGLRVNTQVGGIARYTGDYYFRRSEDLQTVPGNPWFICTLWLAICLAKAARGLEELEGARGILEWAAARATPAGMLPEQLHPYTGEPLSVSPLTWSHATFVSAVETYLRCRRQLQESGSPGGQP from the coding sequence TTGCCGCGGGAATTATCCTTGGGAAACGGGCGCTTGTTAATCAATTTCGATGGAAGATTTAATATGCGCGATCTCTACTATCCCTATGTGGGCTGGCCTAACCACATAAGCCATTTGGGCGGGGAAAAAAGCAGGATCGGCCTCTGGATCAATGGCGAGTTTACGTGGCTGGAAGAATCCGGTTGGGAGCTACAGGTGGGCTACAAGCCGGGAACTTTGAACGGACGGGTCCAAGGGGTAAACAAGGCCCTGCAGGTGGCCCTGGAGATAGAGAACGGCGTCCACTACCGCTGGGACGTCTTTCTGGAGAAGGTAACGGTGCACAATCTGGCCCCCATTTACCGCGAAATCAGGTTATTTTTTTACCACGATTTCACCTTGAACGAATCTCCCCTGGGTGATACGGCTGCCTACCTCCCGGACCGGGGGGTAATCCTCCATTACAAACGCGGCCTCCATTTCCTCATTAACGGGCGGGCGGGCAGCGAGGGCTTCTTCCAGTACGCCACCGGCAACAAGCGGTTTCGCGGCGCAGAGGGCACCTGGAGGGACGCGGAAGACGGGCACCTGGAGGGCAACCCCATTCACCACGGCTCCGTGGACAGCACGGCGAGTTTCCGCCTGTACCTGGCTCCGGGGGAAAAGGGAGAAGTGCGCTACTGGATCGCGGCAGGCCGGGATTGGCCCGAAGTAGCGCGTGCCAACGGGGTGGTGCTCTCCGCCGGCCTGGATCGCCTGCTGGCCGAGAACGGGGCCTACTGGCAGGCGTGGGCCCGCAAATACGACCGCGATTTCGGCGACTTACCGCCACCGGTGGTGGATCTGTACTACCAGAGCCTTCTGGTGATCCGCACCCAGAGCGACAGCGGCGGCGCCATCTTGGCTGCCAGCGACAGCGACATTCTGTACGAGGCGCGGGACCACTACGGGTACTGCTGGCCGCGGGACGGCGCCCTGGTGGCGGCGGCCATGGACCAGGCAGGCTACCCCGAAGTCTCTTTTCCCTTTTATTATTATTGCTCCCGGGTCCTGGATCCCAGGGGATTTTTTTATCAAAAATACAATTCCGACGGCACCCTGGGTTCCAGCTGGCTACCGCCGGTACACGGTAAGAAGAGCATTATCCCCTTCCAGGAAGACGAAACCGCTCTGGTCCTCTGGGCCCTAGGTGAAGCCTGGAAAAAGTACCGGGACTGGCGCCTGATTAACGATCTCTACCATACCCTGGTCCGGCCGGCCGCAGAATTTCTCCTGTCCTACCGGGATGCCCGCACCGGCCTTCCCCTGCCCAGCTACGACCTGTGGGAGGAGCGCCGGGGCGTTTTCACCTTTACCGCCGCTTCGGTTTATGCCGGCCTTAAGGCCGCCGGTCTGCTGGCCCATTATGCCGGAAGGCCCGAGGAAAGGGATAAGTACCGGAGGGCGGCGGAACAAGTAAAGAGGGGAATAGGAGAACACCTGTATTCTCCCACCCTGGGACGCTTCGTGCGCGGTATCTATGGAGACGACGAAGGCCGGGCAAAAGTAGATCACGTCTTGGATGCCAGCCTGTTAATCTTGGGAGTCCTGGAGGTCTGGCCCGCGACGGATCCCCGCCTGCGGCGAACCGTCGAGGCTGTGAAACAGGGCCTCAGAGTCAACACCCAGGTGGGCGGTATCGCCCGCTATACAGGTGACTACTATTTCCGCCGCAGCGAAGATCTCCAGACCGTCCCCGGAAACCCGTGGTTCATCTGTACCCTGTGGCTGGCCATCTGCCTGGCCAAGGCGGCCCGGGGATTGGAAGAGCTAGAAGGGGCGCGCGGGATCTTAGAATGGGCGGCCGCCCGGGCCACCCCGGCCGGCATGCTGCCGGAACAGCTCCACCCTTACACCGGCGAACCCCTTTCCGTCTCGCCCCTTACCTGGTCCCACGCCACCTTTGTCAGCGCCGTAGAAACCTACCTGCGCTGCCGGCGGCAGCTCCAGGAAAGCGGCAGCCCCGGCGGTCAGCCCTGA
- a CDS encoding CPBP family intramembrane glutamic endopeptidase, producing the protein MLANRKPPWKLKDALLVLILLVAAGYGFSLFLRWARPSLSLSRQFLLAGLVQAVAVLGGLHYVVRVKYGGSLAQLGLKRHRFGRAFFLGVVGGTVLFILVILAGALLQNLLPDPAPQPFAELVRRARSFRDLLVPLFLGAFLAPLTEELYFRGFLYPILKARYGLLAGQILSSLVFALLHFDWLRFLPLAMGGLGLVYLYERSGSLITPVVAHGTWNTIMILIIYVSLHLA; encoded by the coding sequence ATGCTGGCCAACCGTAAGCCCCCCTGGAAGTTAAAGGATGCCCTTTTAGTCCTGATCCTCCTGGTCGCCGCCGGGTACGGCTTTAGCCTGTTTTTGAGGTGGGCCCGTCCGTCCCTGTCCCTATCGCGGCAGTTCCTGCTGGCCGGCCTGGTCCAGGCCGTGGCGGTCCTGGGGGGCCTCCATTATGTAGTGCGCGTAAAGTACGGCGGCAGCCTGGCCCAGCTGGGCCTCAAGAGGCACCGGTTTGGACGAGCTTTCTTCCTGGGGGTGGTCGGGGGAACCGTCCTTTTTATCCTAGTGATCCTGGCCGGTGCCCTGCTGCAAAACCTCCTGCCCGACCCGGCTCCCCAGCCCTTTGCCGAACTCGTCCGCCGTGCCCGGAGCTTCAGGGATTTACTGGTACCCCTGTTTCTGGGCGCTTTCCTGGCTCCCCTGACGGAGGAGCTTTACTTCCGCGGCTTCCTTTATCCTATATTAAAGGCGCGGTACGGTCTCCTGGCCGGGCAGATCTTAAGCAGCCTGGTATTCGCCCTCCTGCACTTCGACTGGCTACGGTTTTTGCCCCTGGCCATGGGAGGCCTGGGACTGGTCTACCTCTACGAGCGCAGCGGCTCCCTTATTACCCCGGTGGTGGCCCACGGGACCTGGAACACCATCATGATCTTGATCATTTACGTCTCCCTGCACCTGGCCTGA
- the pckA gene encoding phosphoenolpyruvate carboxykinase (ATP), whose protein sequence is MELYNAGKIYRNLSVARLVEAALARGEGILASNGALVVNTGKYTGRSPNDRFIVDLPSVHDKINWNNINRPFEVEKYRRLYRRLTAYLQKRDLFIFDGFVGADPRFRLPVRVINELAWQNLFVHQLFIRPTPEELAAHRPQFTVICAPGFNAEPELDGTRSEAFIILNLEEKLIIIGGTSYAGEMKKSVFTVMNYLLPQQGVFPMHCSANVGADGDTALFFGLSGTGKTTLSADPQRRLIGDDEHGWSEDGIFNFEGGCYAKCICLSAENEPQIWNAIRFGAVLENVVVDEETRVPAYDCADFTENTRAAYPVDFIPGAVIPGMGGHPRTIVFLAADAFGVLPPIAKLTKEQAMYHFLSGYTSKLAGTERGVTSPEATFSTCFGAPFLPLAPAVYARMLGEKLEEHKTNVYLVNTGWSGGPYGVGRRMSINYTRAMVTAALKGELEKVELEPDPIFRVLVPVSCPGVPPEILKPRNTWQDPQAYDDMARKLARLFAENFAQFEGVAPEVAAAGPQVS, encoded by the coding sequence ATGGAGCTATACAATGCAGGCAAAATTTATCGCAATCTTTCGGTAGCCAGATTGGTCGAAGCAGCCCTGGCGAGGGGAGAGGGCATTTTAGCCAGCAACGGCGCGCTGGTTGTCAACACCGGCAAGTACACCGGGCGTTCCCCCAACGACAGGTTCATCGTCGACCTGCCTTCGGTGCACGATAAGATCAACTGGAACAACATAAACCGTCCCTTCGAGGTCGAAAAATACCGCCGCCTCTACCGGCGGCTGACAGCCTACCTCCAGAAGAGGGACCTTTTCATTTTTGACGGGTTTGTTGGCGCCGATCCCCGTTTCCGCCTGCCGGTGAGGGTGATCAACGAACTGGCGTGGCAGAATCTCTTCGTCCACCAGCTCTTTATCCGGCCCACCCCGGAAGAACTGGCCGCCCACCGGCCCCAGTTTACGGTAATCTGCGCCCCGGGCTTTAACGCCGAACCGGAACTGGACGGCACGCGCTCGGAGGCTTTCATTATTTTAAACCTCGAAGAGAAGCTGATAATCATCGGCGGCACGAGCTATGCCGGAGAAATGAAAAAGTCGGTATTCACGGTAATGAACTACCTCCTGCCCCAGCAGGGGGTGTTTCCCATGCACTGTTCCGCCAATGTAGGCGCTGACGGCGACACCGCCCTGTTTTTCGGCCTTTCCGGCACGGGCAAGACTACCCTGTCGGCCGATCCCCAGCGGCGGCTCATCGGCGATGACGAGCACGGGTGGTCGGAGGACGGGATCTTCAATTTTGAGGGCGGCTGCTACGCCAAGTGCATTTGCCTTTCAGCGGAAAACGAGCCCCAGATCTGGAACGCCATCCGCTTCGGTGCGGTTTTGGAGAACGTTGTGGTAGATGAAGAAACCCGGGTGCCCGCTTACGATTGTGCCGACTTCACGGAAAATACCAGAGCCGCGTACCCGGTGGACTTCATCCCCGGAGCCGTGATCCCCGGCATGGGCGGCCATCCCCGGACCATCGTATTTTTGGCGGCTGATGCCTTCGGCGTCCTGCCCCCCATTGCTAAACTTACTAAGGAGCAGGCCATGTACCACTTCCTCTCCGGCTACACCAGCAAGCTGGCGGGGACGGAGAGGGGAGTAACTTCCCCCGAAGCGACCTTTTCCACCTGCTTCGGCGCTCCCTTCTTGCCCCTGGCCCCGGCGGTGTATGCCCGGATGCTGGGGGAAAAGTTGGAGGAGCATAAGACCAATGTGTACTTGGTTAACACCGGCTGGTCCGGTGGGCCCTACGGGGTGGGCCGGCGCATGAGCATAAATTATACCCGCGCCATGGTGACGGCCGCCTTAAAGGGAGAGCTGGAGAAGGTGGAGTTGGAGCCGGACCCCATCTTTAGGGTCCTGGTCCCCGTAAGCTGCCCCGGGGTGCCGCCGGAAATCTTAAAGCCGCGCAATACCTGGCAGGATCCCCAGGCTTACGATGACATGGCCCGCAAGCTGGCCCGGCTTTTTGCCGAGAATTTTGCCCAGTTTGAGGGGGTGGCCCCGGAAGTAGCTGCCGCCGGTCCCCAAGTTTCTTAG
- a CDS encoding YkoF family thiamine/hydroxymethylpyrimidine-binding protein translates to MICAEVSLYPQKTTRASEIINASIEMLARENIDYSVGSLSTHLHGSEEEVWKGLRKMFEEASRSGEVSMVVTISNAVH, encoded by the coding sequence TTGATCTGCGCAGAAGTAAGTCTCTACCCCCAAAAGACTACCAGGGCCAGCGAAATAATCAACGCCTCCATTGAGATGCTGGCCCGGGAAAACATCGATTACTCCGTGGGTTCCCTAAGCACCCACCTCCACGGTTCTGAGGAGGAAGTGTGGAAGGGGCTGCGCAAAATGTTTGAGGAGGCCAGCAGGTCGGGAGAAGTAAGCATGGTGGTTACCATATCCAATGCGGTGCATTGA
- the nth gene encoding endonuclease III, producing the protein MQPVEVQAVLQALERAYPHAGPQLKFENPFQLLVAAILSAQTTDKQVNKVTARLFAKYPTPRDLAQVSPDELEEDIKSLGLFRSKSRNLVAAAKMLLAQYGGEVPQSREELMALPGVGRKVANVVLSQAFGRDVIAVDTHVFRVTNRIGLVRARTPEEAEEQLTAILPPGSRGRAHHLFIFHGRYCCLARSPRCGECPVRGYCRYCDGHHGKS; encoded by the coding sequence ATGCAACCGGTAGAGGTGCAGGCTGTTTTGCAGGCCCTGGAACGGGCCTATCCCCATGCGGGACCTCAGCTGAAATTTGAGAACCCCTTTCAACTGCTGGTGGCCGCCATCCTGTCGGCCCAGACCACGGACAAACAGGTTAATAAAGTCACCGCAAGGCTTTTCGCTAAATATCCCACTCCCCGGGATCTGGCCCAGGTTTCCCCGGACGAGCTGGAAGAAGACATCAAGTCCCTGGGCCTTTTCCGCTCCAAGAGCCGCAACCTGGTGGCGGCGGCCAAAATGCTGCTGGCCCAATACGGCGGAGAAGTGCCCCAGAGCCGGGAGGAACTCATGGCCCTGCCGGGAGTGGGGCGCAAGGTGGCCAATGTGGTCTTAAGCCAGGCCTTCGGCAGGGATGTCATCGCCGTGGACACCCACGTTTTCCGGGTGACCAATAGAATAGGGCTGGTCCGGGCCAGGACCCCGGAAGAGGCCGAGGAGCAGCTCACCGCCATCCTGCCCCCCGGTTCCCGGGGACGAGCCCACCACCTTTTCATCTTTCACGGCCGCTACTGCTGCCTGGCCCGCAGTCCCCGGTGCGGGGAATGCCCCGTCCGCGGCTACTGCCGTTACTGCGACGGGCATCACGGGAAAAGTTGA
- a CDS encoding ATP-binding protein, producing MGGEKQQKGADLAVKRKIVRIDEELCTGCGLCVTPCAEGAIEIVDGKAKVLREELCDGAGVCLPICPVGALSIEEREAPAFDPEAAAANLAAKRARGERVACFRCGAGEEEAVLLFARHRGESTWVCTRCLPVLIHG from the coding sequence ATGGGGGGCGAAAAGCAGCAGAAGGGAGCGGATTTGGCTGTGAAACGTAAGATAGTACGTATCGACGAGGAACTCTGCACCGGGTGCGGCCTCTGCGTTACGCCTTGTGCGGAAGGGGCCATAGAAATAGTCGACGGCAAGGCCAAGGTGCTGCGGGAGGAACTCTGCGACGGCGCCGGCGTCTGCCTTCCCATCTGTCCCGTAGGCGCCCTATCCATTGAAGAGCGGGAGGCGCCTGCCTTTGACCCGGAGGCTGCCGCCGCCAACCTGGCGGCCAAGAGGGCCAGGGGAGAAAGGGTAGCGTGTTTCCGCTGCGGCGCCGGCGAGGAGGAAGCAGTGCTCCTTTTCGCCCGTCACCGCGGGGAGAGCACCTGGGTGTGCACCCGCTGCCTGCCCGTCCTCATCCACGGTTAG
- a CDS encoding DUF6364 family protein: MEYQNVTLSLPKEVLRRAKHIAIERGTSLSGLLTQLLEDLTRREDEYRKAKECHLAMLDQFDLATKGNVTWTRSDLYER, encoded by the coding sequence ATGGAGTACCAGAATGTTACTCTTTCTCTGCCTAAGGAGGTGCTACGCCGGGCAAAACATATCGCTATCGAGCGGGGAACCTCGCTCTCGGGGCTTCTCACCCAGCTACTCGAGGACCTTACGCGCAGGGAAGACGAGTACCGCAAGGCAAAGGAGTGTCACCTGGCCATGCTGGACCAGTTTGACCTGGCAACGAAGGGAAACGTTACATGGACCAGGAGCGATCTCTATGAGCGGTGA